ATCCCATGGGTAATATTTTCATGGTGTGGAACTAAGATCTATTCCCAACCCTTGTTGCAAAGGGAAATGGGGCCTTGTTATGGAATGATAAAGGTCACAGCATGTATTTACACAGAGTGCAATTCAACACTTAGAACCAAGGACAGTGTAGGTGTTAATTGTGACCTGCACCTTAAGTGGACAAACTTGCTGCATATCAGAACCTCTAACTGATGTAACTTGCCATATCCTTGAAGTATGTCATATTCTTCACAGCAAACCAAGCCTGTACTGAATATAACTATTATACAATAGCTGCCAAAAATACACTTTGCCTTGCATATACTGGACTTGCAGTGAGCCAAGTTTGCCAGTACGAAACATGCAGTAGGTGAAACTTTTTAAATACCAAGCATGTGGTGTGGGCCAACTAAACAGTGCCTAATATGACTGCAGACAGACTGTTTAACTAAACCATCCATCAAAGTGGACTCTGATGTATCCAAGTCCTGTATAACAGCCTTTAACTGTATACACATATAAACATGATAGAAATATGATGGAATGTTCTTTATATGTACTTATACAAAAACACTACTGACAGATGTAAAGagattctataaaaaaaaagaaatatatatatatatatatatatatatatatatatatatatatatatatatatatatatatatatatatatatatatatatatatatatatatatattttaataataaAAGGTaattacaaatttatataatcatTGCACATTCAAATGAGTAAAATTTTGGTAAGGGTCAAAATATGGAGCCAATGTCTGTAGAGGTTTGAAACAAATGGTTGAGCCATTTGTGCCGTGATATTCTGACTACAAGGACAAAACTATTTTTCTGTGACTTTCACAATCATACAGTCATTCCAAAACAAGCAGTGGAATAGTGGATTCTTAAACTCAGGTGACATTTAATATGACTATCAtaagaggaggagatatgtgTCGGCACTGGGAAAACAAACCTTTGGACACAACAGAGGACACAACATAAAGAGAATACATCAAAACATGCAAATCTTAAAGAGTGGAAGATTGCAAGCAAAGAGGCAAAAAGCTGTGAGGGTGGGAGGCAGGAGGAACCCATGTATGGCACACCAACACCCAACTGCCCCGCTTACCCTGGGTGAAATATGGGtatgcctttcctctcctccttgtcaTTACCCAAGCTGCTCTGTTTGCGGTAAAATACAGACTGGGCAACACGGTACCCCTCGAGGGATCCCGGGGGGGTGCCCAGCTCTGTTACATCTCTCACTGAGCttgaggagtcagagggggagcGAGCGAAAAGCCCACTACTGAAGTCAACCAGATATTTGGGCGAACTGTGGTGACAAGACAGAAGTTCATGCTGGGCTCACCTGGGTTACAGGCAGTTGCAAATTATGTATGTCTTATATAATGACACCTTTAGTAATGCTAGGCTTCACTAGTTGCCTTGTGAAGTAAAGTTAAGATGAATCAATGAGAAAATAGGTCTTTTGGCTTTACTTTGAATCTAAGGTGCAGCAAAATTCTAAGTGGATTTTCAAAGGAGGAAAATATCAATGCATCAGGTGGATCCCAACTACAATCCTCCAGATGGGACATAGGTAAAGTAAAAATTTTACATATTCTTTCTGGCAAACACTGAAACCTTTGACTATGAAAATACAAGCTCAATTATAACATGAACAAAATTTCTCTCgtgtcttatatatattttctttttgctaGGGATCCATGATATtatccatgttttttttattttttatgagcGAGATGGAAAAGTTATAATTATAAAAGGAAATATATTACCTGACATTGTTGAAATGATACTTTGGATCTTGGAATCTTACTGCATTCATAAATGACATTTCATCGTTTAAAGAAAAGTGCCATTGATTCATACAAGACATACTTGGTTTAAAACTGCTTACAACATGCAGAAGCTTACTGTATTTcaagataagaaaataagtgtTAAGATCAGTATTAGGTCTCTGTCTGCTTTGCTTTCTATAGCCTCAGCCGCCCAGCAGACACTAAGGAGGACTAGTGCCAAGCAGCCCTCGGCGTGGATGTCTGCCAGGCTTAGTAAACAATGCCATCGTCTTAAGTCGCACAAAATACACTGCCAATAGAACTCTAACAGCTTTATTTCATTGCTAAACTACTGAAACAATTTTGAGCAAAAAGTTAGCTAATAATTGTCCACTGTAATTTACTGGTCCATCTATATAAGCCATCATTAATAATGAGAAATTCTGAAATAACTATTTACAGTTTAATTAAAGAAATTTCTAACATGTCTTATCTATGAATGTcatacaagaaaaaataaatatttaaccGATAACTTTATAGTCAAATCTACTTACAAggacagaataaataaaaaattgtgATATTTACAAGATTTAAGATTCATACTGACAGCCTATTCACAGTTAGTATTACTGTGACAAACAACTGCAATGTTATTATTACCCCATGCTTATCAAATTTCAGTCAGTGCAAATTCAAAACTGTGCACGTGTGAGTCTAGAAAAATCTGTGAAGTGTTAAGATGCAAACACGGAACGTTGAGTTCTGCTCTGGCCTGGACCTGCCGCAGCTTCAAACTGATCCAATCCAATTGAGTAAAAAAAATGACTATACCCACAAGTAGATTTGTAGGGATGTAATCATCACTACAAGGCTGGAGATTATTTTGAATTACAAAGTAAGGTGAGCAGTTCACTATGCTCTTCAAAGCAGAAATCAACTAGTTCCATTTGTGAAACTTCTAAGCCAAGCCTTCACCATGATGAGCAGAGAATCAAGCGTCAGCCTGACCAGTACACTGCTGATCCCTTACCTGGACAACATATTGGATACGTTGGACATACTGAACACATTAGAAAACACCCCTGGCTTGGCCCCTTCAGGTCCCTCGGGTGGGGGATGGGGTCCCACGGGGGGCGCTGAAGAGGGCTGCATGCCTGGCGGGTGAGGCAAGTTTTCTTTGTCGGTATTGAAACTCTCCATCCAAGACAGAGGGTACGACAACCGCTTCAGGACCTGGAAGGTGAAGGGTCTGCTAGCTCCTCAGGGTTGCAACACAAAACACTTTTTTACATGTCCAACAAGATAAACTTGTGAACTGAAAAATTGGCGTACAAACACACAGCTTTGTGAGCAAATAAGAATGATTCACTCAGTATGTTTATGAAGAAAACTAGTACAAGACACTGTTTGCATTTCCAGAATAAGGAAAACTAAATTTTGCAaacagtaaggaaaaggaaacaaagatatGACCCATATGATTACAAAGTACAGTAATGTAGGGTCTAAGCTGGAGGTAGTCACTATGGGATTGAAGACTTTACAGGAAAAAAATTAAACTCAATTCTGTTGAACATGCATACACAACTACACTCTTTCATGAGAACAGTGACCACACTTTATGTGGATGGTCAAGGGGCCAGAAGTAGCTCACTAAGGAAGACTAAAATCACACCACTGTTGGTGGGTGTGGACCCTGGAGGAAGGCTACAGGTGATGTGGCCCAGCCACCTATGAAACTGAGATGAGGGCTATGGGGGGTATGATAATGGCCCTCTGACTTGCAGAAACTTGGGTTGGGCAAATGCTACTGTTGAGGGGCCAATGGGCTCTCACCTCCGACTGGCCTGAACGAAGAGCACCTAGAGACCTAGGCTGGGTTGAGGCCGGGGGTGCAGTGAGGGGGCTGGAGCCTGACACAGTTCGCCACACCCGGCTTTGTGAGACCCACTATATGGGTGGAGGAGAAAACTAGTGCTCTTCTACTTCATAAAGTGTCAGTAAAATGTGAAAACTACACAAAAATTTTGGTTAATACAGAAAAAATATCTCTAAAACCTTCCTATCCTACATCATATTTCTGAAGTTTACTCTTCAGAGCACATGGACTTCATGACTCAGTAGCAAAATGCTAGGAAATGTGTGAGAATTGTAAAAgtgtaacaagaaaaaaaattaggctgttaaaaaaaaaaagtgaaaaaccgTCAAACGAAAAAAAGGGGCAATATAAAATTTCTATTGCCTCTGAAATATAATAGTGTGCCCAGGAATGAACCTCCTCATCTTTGTTcaaagcacagagagagagagagagagagagagagagagagagagagagagagagagagagagagagagagagagagagagagagagagagagagagagagagagagagagagagagagagagagagagagagagagagagagagagagagagagagagagagagagagagagagagagagagagagaaaatcaaaaagaaaagtaaagaggatTAAGACAAACCATATTATGTTGTAAAGGCCTGAAGCATAATGACTGACCTCCAGCGTATAGTGAACCATTAGAAACAGACCGCTGGTAAGACTTCTCACTAACCTTTTGTTTTCGTGTTTCTTGCATGTTGTTTTCACTTCCTGTATCTCCTGAaggttcttccccttccccttgtaaGTCAAAGGTCACCGAAGtggttctctttttctcattagtAACAGGGTCATCAGAAGTAGGGGGAGCTGGGGAATCACTTTGAGCAAGGTCCTGAGCAGCTTTGTTATCACACACAGTTTGAGCAAGGGTTGAGTCTGAGGGCTGAGTGGCCTCTGCGATGGGTGTAAGGTCCCCCACTGCAGGCTGCTGTTGGGCGGGTGAAGGTTGGCCAGACGACGCCTGGCCCTCACCACTGGCTGGGGACACATCTGACCCAATGGGTGTGAGCAATTCTTGCTCAAAGGCCTTGGGGAAAGCAGAGGTCTCCCTAGTGTCTCCACCACAGGAGCACGAGGAGTCGTTGTCATCCTGGGAGGTGGCCAGCTCTGGGAAGGTGGTGTCCTTGCTGAGGGATGCATCCTTCCCTGGGGACTCCTGGCTTCCCATTCTTTCCACCTGCCCACCAGGGCCCCAGTATATTTCTGGCTTGGGAATATCTGGCCTTTTagggaaataaaaagattaaTCATTAATAGTGTTACTATAATAACCAATTCTACACTAATTAACATTCATTTGCAACTGAACTGGGTAAGATTTGTCAAATTACCTAATAAAATGGCATTCATTTTGTAAAACTTAGTGACACAGCAACAAACCAAagactggtatatatatatatatattatatataagaaATTGTTACATTacctatacaaacacacacaaaattttttttgtcttccccaCAATTCGCATAAAGATTTCTTGCAATTCATGGAGGCTTGACTGAGGTGTGACTGGGTGTTTCAACAAGTTACAGGTATGGCTCTTGAGAGCTGGCcccatccaccacctccacctcacatAATGCAGCAAATGAGAATGGTcatggagatgaagatgaggataatTCTTGTATAGAAATAAGAACATTTGTTGAATCCATGGATGTGAAACTACGATTATATAGAGAATtaggtaaatagaaaaaaaggtgatTGTATAACTGTTTGAATGGTTTATGTTTGGCTCTTAActgacaaaaaaatacaaagactTTAGTTAATTTCTTTTTAGTTAAATGATTTGTCACATTTGAATTATACTCACTCTAAGCTTGTGTGTAGATATATTATTAAATTAGCAAAATGTGAGATCGAGATGCTTGTGTGGAATGCATTTGAGGTTAGTACTGAAAATATTTGCTAATAAACATGAAAAGTAGAAGTGTGGAAGAAAATAAcccgaataaaaaaaatgaggaagagataatgaagaCAATGGAGGCTCATCAAAACCGAAGAGAATACTGAAAGATGACAAGAATTCTTTGTAAAACTTAAATGCTACTAGAAGGCAACAAAGGAGGAATATATGTACACTATTTGTAAATGATGTGTTAAAGaggtctcccctcccccctcccccccccaaaaaaaaagcaatacagaGCATGGAAATGTGCGAGAGTGAGGACAGGACATTAGAAAGATTGAAGtgtggaagaaaatattaaaagcaAAAATTGATGGAGACATTCTGGTGAGTCTACCCCCTTAAAAGATTCTCAAGAAACAGTGCCAGACTTAGATGTGATCAGTGGAGCTTCAAACCACAGAATACATACAAAGACTCACTTGGATGAGTTCAGATTAAATGTGACTGAAAGCAGTGTAGCCCCGTAGCCCCAAACCACAAAATACTGTTAAGTCAGGGAAACTCACTTGGGCAAGTTAGTGTCCTTGACCCTCATGTGTGCAATGTCATAGTAGAGTGCTGCATTCACTACAAACTCCATGGGTGCAATGACTCCATAGCTCTCTGGTCCATGCTCAATCACCAGCGGGTCAGATACATTAGGGTCAAACATGACTGCATTTGGGGTGACTAAGAGGACCCCTGCCACCACACCCTGTAACACCAACAAAGATTAGCTATGACACGATACTCAATGCAGACTTCAACCCCCACACCCTGTAATATCATCACCCCACTACCACAGATTACCTCTGATGCAATTCCCTTAAAATAAGATGGCAATTAGAAGTGACTAGGATCGTCACCACCACACTTTGAAGCCACTGTCAACCCACCTGGCCATCTGTTATGTGCCGCACACTGATTTTGAGGAATTTTTCAAGACATTCTTTGTCAAGTGACTTTTCAACCTCAACGGAGTTGGCAGGTGTGCGTGGACAGGTGTTGGGAGATGCAGGGCTCCTCAGGTCCCCACGCTGGGTAGGCGACGGCGGCCGGATGTGGGTGAGGAGGTCTGAAAAATACAGAATTACTGTTGTCTGGAGGGAAACACATTGTATTTATTCATACAATCTTATAATGAATTAGTACTATTCTATCTGATATCAAGTAAGGGGGACCAGATACATCATGTCATTCTCTAGTGTGTAGAAGGCACAGGCAATTGGATGAGAAAGTTTCATATGGATCAAACAGATACAAGTTGCACAACAAAgaggatattaaaaaaaaaattgtagtacACAATATAAATTCATTAATGGTCCACATTACCTGTAGGGTTGCGAATGTCATCCTTTATGTTAGAAAAGTTGTTTAAAGTATATAGATACAACACCAAGAGATAATAATGTGGTACTGCTGCGGGTGTATGCAAATACTGAAGATTTTGAATTTAATATATCCATCACCTAAAGCTCCCAGCCTCAGTTGCTCAGTGCAACACAACTAACTCATTTAAAACAAACAACTGCATTAATATTCGCTACGTATACATAGTAAATCTTGGTGGCAGCTTGATGACTGTTTGATTAGGtttaaaggacagaccacctacgACTATGGGGACTCTGTGGTCTGAACATCTGAATATAACTATGTAAATCTGCTTGCAAGTCCTCTCACACTCACTATGTATTGCAATTAATGACAAAATATTTTGAACATACATTTTATCTAAACTATTTAGGTTTTCATTgcatttctttattttagttatttcacCATATAATATTTACTTTTTATACAAGCTGCCGTTCAGGGTTCGGTTATGTTACTTTAAATGCATTGCGAGGAGGATGCTGTGTTGTGAATGGAAAGTGATGAGGATGTGTATGTGTTCCTGCACACGCAATAAGTTTGCTATGTGTATTGTAGTCTTCAATATTATAATAACCCGCATCCGGCCTATCATAGACATTATTGTACTGCGTGGCTGCTATAATTTCTGCATGCATACGTAAAATCCTTATAACAACGCTTGGCATACGAATTCGAGTCCCATTGTCCCCCCATGAAACCAGCTGTCACACTCACCGTGGCCCACGCCCGTGTCCTGCGGGTCGTGGGGGCCGCTTGGCTTGTCGTCGAGGGTCGCTGTCGCCTTGTCGGGGACGGCGATCACCTGGCCGGGGTACACGAAACGCGTCACCAGCTTGTTCAGCTTCGTGAGCTCCGACGGCGTGGTGTCGAACCGCGCCgcgatgctggtgagggtgtcgcTGGCCGTCACCTGCGGGTAAGACATGGgtagaaatggtgtgtgtgtgcgtgtgtgtgtgtgtgtgtagcccatGGATACCCTGTGCTCAAGGAAAACACTGGTAATGTCTTCAGTCTGTTTCACTGTCTAAAATCTACACTTCTATAAATTGAACGTAAATAACAGTTGGGTGAGTAAACACAAATCACTGGGTATAAAAAGGGCAGATGAAGTAAAATGATCGAAAAAGATTATCAGCATTGGAGGTCATTAATAAAGAAGTAATTCGCAGAGACGAGTAACATTGCATATAAAATGATTACAAGACCAAGGGAGCCAACGCTTACACTACTGGCGATGGTGACCTTGTCCTCTCCTGGGTTGTAATAGGCCGAGGCGAGCGACGTGAGGTTGGCCAAGCCCACGCCGTCCACCAGGGAGCGAACATACGTGAGGGGCACCATTATAGTATCCAGGCCCCACGATGAACCCCGCCgaccctcactcctttcctccatgcCCTGTTCACTAGAGGCCTCTGTATTCATAGCCTGACTCACCGTCACCATCACGGCACTGCCCTTACGACCGTCCTCCTTCCTTACAGTCTCCCAGGGAAGTCACGAACATCAAAAATACTTGAATCCAACCACACAACGTTTAAAAAGATGCgggcgtttttttcttcttatttagttATACGGGTCACTCTTACTGCCAGTTGTCAGCTAGCAAGCGTGTTTTCTCTGAACGCCGCGTATCGAGTGCTTGTCTTGGTGTCTCCTCTGATGTAAATATATTCTTACGCCA
The window above is part of the Eriocheir sinensis breed Jianghai 21 chromosome 52, ASM2467909v1, whole genome shotgun sequence genome. Proteins encoded here:
- the LOC126983055 gene encoding oxidation resistance protein 1-like isoform X9 produces the protein MVTVSQAMNTEASSEQGMEERSEGRRGSSWGLDTIMVPLTYVRSLVDGVGLANLTSLASAYYNPGEDKVTIASSVTASDTLTSIAARFDTTPSELTKLNKLVTRFVYPGQVIAVPDKATATLDDKPSGPHDPQDTGVGHDLLTHIRPPSPTQRGDLRSPASPNTCPRTPANSVEVEKSLDKECLEKFLKISVRHITDGQGVVAGVLLVTPNAVMFDPNVSDPLVIEHGPESYGVIAPMEFVVNAALYYDIAHMRVKDTNLPKPDIPKPEIYWGPGGQVERMGSQESPGKDASLSKDTTFPELATSQDDNDSSCSCGGDTRETSAFPKAFEQELLTPIGSDVSPASGEGQASSGQPSPAQQQPAVGDLTPIAEATQPSDSTLAQTVCDNKAAQDLAQSDSPAPPTSDDPVTNEKKRTTSVTFDLQGEGEEPSGDTGSENNMQETRKQKVLKRLSYPLSWMESFNTDKENLPHPPGMQPSSAPPVGPHPPPEGPEGAKPGVFSNVFSMSNVSNMLSRRPSMDFARRPTNQQPLLPHTAPTLNITNNSSQQPATSGSLHTQQLQSQQQQLQQQQAQKRAQYKEGPKFGLKSMVSMDDMPELFASFDILGPHFSSLHELGLGIKEDSLKELIPKPATSCEDPPLYLCLRMGKPANRRIPKSTPVMSYGKKRMRPEYWFSIPKNRSDELYHFFQLWAHDIYGELNEEEVASRGFILVEEDTDLWTEQDNERAEMEDGISGELTEMTKESWEKLKAPYVKLYSLMKSQMTISTESENPEVVSMSEELRRALYSSSSLTSLDLEAFLPEVVGTSEIINDNVRKNLYKKLPARAQGYAWKLVFSTSQHGFSLNSLYRKMSDVDSPVMLFIQDTKQNTFGAVLSGSLHVSELYYGTGESFLFTFQPEFQIFPWTGENTFFIKGNNESLIIGGGDGNFGLWLDGDLYQGRTQPCKTFNNPQLTDAEDFIIKSVECWSFE
- the LOC126983055 gene encoding oxidation resistance protein 1-like isoform X7 — encoded protein: MVTVSQAMNTEASSEQGMEERSEGRRGSSWGLDTIMVPLTYVRSLVDGVGLANLTSLASAYYNPGEDKVTIASSVTASDTLTSIAARFDTTPSELTKLNKLVTRFVYPGQVIAVPDKATATLDDKPSGPHDPQDTGVGHDLLTHIRPPSPTQRGDLRSPASPNTCPRTPANSVEVEKSLDKECLEKFLKISVRHITDGQGVVAGVLLVTPNAVMFDPNVSDPLVIEHGPESYGVIAPMEFVVNAALYYDIAHMRVKDTNLPKPDIPKPEIYWGPGGQVERMGSQESPGKDASLSKDTTFPELATSQDDNDSSCSCGGDTRETSAFPKAFEQELLTPIGSDVSPASGEGQASSGQPSPAQQQPAVGDLTPIAEATQPSDSTLAQTVCDNKAAQDLAQSDSPAPPTSDDPVTNEKKRTTSVTFDLQGEGEEPSGDTGSENNMQETRKQKVLKRLSYPLSWMESFNTDKENLPHPPGMQPSSAPPVGPHPPPEGPEGAKPGVFSNVFSMSNVSNMLSSSPKYLVDFSSGLFARSPSDSSSSVRDVTELGTPPGSLEGYRVAQSVFYRKQSSLGNDKEERKGIPIFHPGRPSMDFARRPTNQQPLLPHTAPTLNITNNSSQQPATSGSLHTQQLQSQQQQLQQQQAQKRAQYKEGPKFGLKSMVSMDDMPELFASFDKLIPKPATSCEDPPLYLCLRMGKPANRRIPKSTPVMSYGKKRMRPEYWFSIPKNRSDELYHFFQLWAHDIYGELNEEEVASRGFILVEEDTDLWTEQDNERAEMEDGISGELTEMTKESWEVVSMSEELRRALYSSSSLTSLDLEAFLPEVVGTSEIINDNVRKNLYKKLPARAQGYAWKLVFSTSQHGFSLNSLYRKMSDVDSPVMLFIQDTKQNTFGAVLSGSLHVSELYYGTGESFLFTFQPEFQIFPWTGENTFFIKGNNESLIIGGGDGNFGLWLDGDLYQGRTQPCKTFNNPQLTDAEDFIIKSVECWSFE
- the LOC126983055 gene encoding oxidation resistance protein 1-like isoform X5; protein product: MVTVSQAMNTEASSEQGMEERSEGRRGSSWGLDTIMVPLTYVRSLVDGVGLANLTSLASAYYNPGEDKVTIASSVTASDTLTSIAARFDTTPSELTKLNKLVTRFVYPGQVIAVPDKATATLDDKPSGPHDPQDTGVGHDLLTHIRPPSPTQRGDLRSPASPNTCPRTPANSVEVEKSLDKECLEKFLKISVRHITDGQGVVAGVLLVTPNAVMFDPNVSDPLVIEHGPESYGVIAPMEFVVNAALYYDIAHMRVKDTNLPKPDIPKPEIYWGPGGQVERMGSQESPGKDASLSKDTTFPELATSQDDNDSSCSCGGDTRETSAFPKAFEQELLTPIGSDVSPASGEGQASSGQPSPAQQQPAVGDLTPIAEATQPSDSTLAQTVCDNKAAQDLAQSDSPAPPTSDDPVTNEKKRTTSVTFDLQGEGEEPSGDTGSENNMQETRKQKVLKRLSYPLSWMESFNTDKENLPHPPGMQPSSAPPVGPHPPPEGPEGAKPGVFSNVFSMSNVSNMLSSSPKYLVDFSSGLFARSPSDSSSSVRDVTELGTPPGSLEGYRVAQSVFYRKQSSLGNDKEERKGIPIFHPGRPSMDFARRPTNQQPLLPHTAPTLNITNNSSQQPATSGSLHTQQLQSQQQQLQQQQAQKRAQYKEGPKFGLKSMVSMDDMPELFASFDILGPHFSSLHELGLGIKEDSLKELIPKPATSCEDPPLYLCLRMGKPANRRIPKSTPVMSYGKKRMRPEYWFSIPKNRSDELYHFFQLWAHDIYGELNEEEVASRGFILVEEDTDLWTEQDNERAEMEDGISGELTEMTKESWEVVSMSEELRRALYSSSSLTSLDLEAFLPEVVGTSEIINDNVRKNLYKKLPARAQGYAWKLVFSTSQHGFSLNSLYRKMSDVDSPVMLFIQDTKQNTFGAVLSGSLHVSELYYGTGESFLFTFQPEFQIFPWTGENTFFIKGNNESLIIGGGDGNFGLWLDGDLYQGRTQPCKTFNNPQLTDAEDFIIKSVECWSFE